A region of the Penicillium psychrofluorescens genome assembly, chromosome: 6 genome:
cttacACAGGGAGACCGAGGATAACTGAAACTTGGAGAAATCCACACGTGGAATTGAATTGGGTCTATGGTCATGTATAACAGCGCAGCATGAGTGTATCAAAATAACGACATCACGAATTTTTTtccttcgttcttctttccttgttctctatgccgccgccgcagagcTATCCGGAATAAGCGCATACTCAACCTCACCATTCTTCTCAAACTCCGCCATATCCAACGCAACAATAATACTATCCCTAACCACCTGCTCCGGATCATTGAGGAACCTCTTCAGGGTGTCCTCAacgccctcctcatctccCAGACTCCCCAGTGCTTCCGCCGCCTCATGGCGcaccatgccctcctcggcctggtcgCTCAGCGTGGCAGTGAGACTGGGAATAGAGGCCGGGTGGCAGAGCTGGCCGAAAACAAAGGCGATCTCGTGGCGGAACAGCGCAGAGGGATCCTTGAGGCCCTTGGCCAGGGCGTTAATGGCGTCAACGGCCGTGGGGAGGTCGGGGGGTGATGCGAGGTCGCGCAGGCCGAACATCGCGCGGTAGCGTTggaagagggggagggtgGTGTCTAAGAGGGTCTTTTCCAGGTCTGGGATTGAGGGCTCGGTGGCGGAGAGAGGCATTGGGGGTGCTGGGTCGATGGATGTGAAGTCACTGTGGAGAAAAGAGATTAGTCCGCTGAATCCCACGACCATTGGAAGTATACAGTACACACCTAGGCTTCAAgttctctccctccttctccccggAATTCTCCCACACAATTCGATCAACAGCAATGTCGCACGTCTCGCGAACAACGTCAATCTCGGTCTCATCATCCTTGAGCCTCTTCAAGATCTCCAAACTCCCCTTATcgcccagcgcgccgagCGCCTCCGCGGCCTCATGGCGACACATCGTATCCTCCGCTCCATCCTGGACGACTTGCTGCAGGTAGGCAACAGATTCCGCGTTGCGGGTCTGGCCGAGGCAGTAGGCGAGCTCGTGCTTGAGCAGCGCGGAGCGCGAGGTGAAGGCGGCTGCGATGGCGTGGATCGCTGGCAGAGTTTGTTCGGTTGGTGGTTGCAGGCAGGCGAGGTGTttgagagagaagagagcGCGGAAGCGTCGTGCTAGAGGCTCGGATTCGGAGGTGAGGACTTTGCGCAGTGGCGCGATGGTTGTGTCGGCGTCTGCCATAATtgtggtgtggtggagtTGGAGATGTGTGAGAGAAGGATAATCTTTTTTTGGGGATCTTATctcgatttttttttggcgGTGGGGTGGCGGGGCGGTAAAACTATATAAATCTTCACTTCAGCACTCAGCTACACTCGAGCCGAGGGCAGATG
Encoded here:
- a CDS encoding uncharacterized protein (ID:PFLUO_009315-T1.cds;~source:funannotate), whose amino-acid sequence is MADADTTIAPLRKVLTSESEPLARRFRALFSLKHLACLQPPTEQTLPAIHAIAAAFTSRSALLKHELAYCLGQTRNAESVAYLQQVVQDGAEDTMCRHEAAEALGALGDKGSLEILKRLKDDETEIDVVRETCDIAVDRIVWENSGEKEGENLKPSDFTSIDPAPPMPLSATEPSIPDLEKTLLDTTLPLFQRYRAMFGLRDLASPPDLPTAVDAINALAKGLKDPSALFRHEIAFVFGQLCHPASIPSLTATLSDQAEEGMVRHEAAEALGSLGDEEGVEDTLKRFLNDPEQVVRDSIIVALDMAEFEKNGEVEYALIPDSSAAAA